A stretch of Bradyrhizobium sp. CCBAU 53338 DNA encodes these proteins:
- a CDS encoding M20 aminoacylase family protein, giving the protein MPIVNRIAALSDEMAAWRHDFHENPELLYEVHRTAGIVADKLREFGCDEVVTGIGRTGVVGVIRGRKSSSGKAIGLRADMDALPIMETADVPYASKIPGKMHACGHDGHTAMLLGAAKYLAETRNFDGTAVVIFQPAEEGGGGGKAMVEDGLMTRWNIEQVYGMHNMPGLPEGHFATTPGPLLASSDNIRITVRGKGGHAGATPHQAIDSVLIGSQIVNALQSIVARNIDPLKSAVISITQFHAGTAFNIIPETAELSGTVRTLDPDVRDLVERRIGEVADSVARAYGGSAETKYSRMYPVTLNHAREAGVAADVARDIVGSERVNDRIIPMMGAEDFSFMLEARPGAMVLVGMGDSPACHHPAYVFNDNILGHGASFWVRLIETAMPA; this is encoded by the coding sequence ATGCCCATCGTCAACCGCATCGCCGCCCTCTCCGATGAAATGGCCGCCTGGCGCCATGACTTCCACGAAAATCCGGAGCTGCTCTACGAAGTCCATCGCACCGCCGGCATCGTCGCCGACAAGCTGCGCGAGTTCGGCTGCGACGAGGTGGTGACGGGCATCGGCCGCACCGGCGTCGTCGGCGTGATCCGCGGCCGCAAATCGTCCTCCGGCAAGGCGATCGGCCTGCGCGCCGACATGGACGCGCTGCCCATCATGGAAACCGCCGACGTGCCCTATGCCTCGAAGATCCCGGGCAAGATGCACGCCTGCGGCCATGACGGCCACACCGCGATGCTGTTGGGCGCCGCAAAGTACCTCGCCGAGACGCGTAATTTCGACGGCACCGCGGTCGTGATCTTCCAGCCCGCCGAGGAAGGTGGCGGAGGCGGCAAGGCCATGGTCGAGGACGGCCTCATGACACGGTGGAACATCGAGCAGGTCTACGGCATGCACAACATGCCGGGCCTGCCCGAGGGGCATTTCGCCACGACTCCAGGCCCGCTGCTCGCCTCCTCCGACAACATCCGCATCACCGTCCGCGGCAAGGGCGGCCATGCCGGCGCCACTCCGCATCAAGCCATCGACAGCGTGCTGATCGGCTCGCAGATCGTCAACGCGCTGCAATCGATCGTCGCGCGCAACATCGATCCGCTGAAATCGGCGGTGATCTCGATCACGCAATTCCACGCCGGCACCGCCTTCAACATCATTCCAGAGACCGCCGAACTCAGCGGCACCGTGCGCACGCTCGATCCCGACGTGCGCGATCTCGTCGAGCGCCGCATCGGCGAGGTCGCCGACAGCGTCGCCCGTGCCTATGGCGGCTCGGCAGAGACGAAATATTCGCGGATGTATCCGGTGACCCTGAATCACGCGCGCGAAGCCGGCGTCGCCGCCGACGTTGCCCGCGACATCGTCGGTTCCGAGCGCGTCAACGACCGCATCATCCCGATGATGGGCGCGGAGGATTTCTCGTTCATGCTGGAGGCGCGCCCCGGCGCGATGGTGCTGGTCGGCATGGGCGACAGTCCAGCATGTCACCACCCGGCCTACGTCTTCAACGACAACATCCTCGGCCACGGCGCCTCGTTCTGGGTGCGCCTGATCGAGACGGCGATGCCGGCCTAA
- a CDS encoding TetR family transcriptional regulator has translation MNEAVVLTPERILEVTEDVLRRYGLAKATVVDVARALDVSHGSVYRHFPSKASLREAVAKRWLDRIDAPLLAITKEQGPAPDRLDRWLRTLFAAKRSRVLDDPEMFETYLTLAREACAAVKCHKDTMIDQIAVILADGVKQGAFAAIDVKATARALFDATCRFHHPAHADEWKDAELPARVDATLALLLRGLKA, from the coding sequence ATGAACGAAGCCGTTGTCTTGACGCCGGAGCGGATCCTCGAAGTCACCGAGGACGTGTTGCGGCGCTACGGACTTGCCAAGGCCACAGTGGTCGACGTTGCCCGCGCGCTCGATGTGAGCCACGGCAGCGTCTATCGCCATTTCCCGAGCAAGGCTTCGCTGCGCGAGGCCGTCGCCAAACGCTGGCTCGACCGCATCGATGCGCCGCTCCTGGCGATCACCAAGGAGCAGGGACCTGCGCCCGACAGGCTCGACCGCTGGCTGCGCACGCTGTTCGCCGCCAAGCGCTCGCGCGTGCTCGACGACCCCGAAATGTTCGAGACCTATCTGACGCTGGCGCGCGAGGCCTGCGCAGCCGTCAAGTGCCACAAGGACACCATGATCGACCAGATCGCCGTGATCCTGGCCGACGGCGTCAAGCAGGGCGCGTTCGCGGCGATCGACGTCAAGGCGACGGCGCGCGCGCTGTTCGATGCCACCTGCCGCTTCCACCATCCTGCCCATGCCGATGAATGGAAAGATGCTGAGCTGCCCGCGCGCGTCGACGCGACGCTCGCGCTGTTGCTGCGCGGGTTGAAGGCTTAG
- a CDS encoding response regulator transcription factor: protein MNEVAATGISVLLVDDHPIVRQGYRRVLESQGDLHVVAEADNAADAYSAFKAHDPDVIVMDISMPGASGLEAIRNIRARNPRARILVFTMHNEAVLVKAAFNAGASGFVTKSNAPTAVVDAIRGVARGERAMSDDIAHVLAEDSLSAGSALDQLGEREIEILRQFAGGATTEQIATHLNLSVKTVQNYHYLIKTKTGARTDAQLVRLAATCGLTKI, encoded by the coding sequence GTGAACGAGGTCGCAGCAACAGGCATCTCGGTGCTGCTGGTCGACGACCACCCGATCGTCCGCCAGGGCTACCGCCGCGTGCTGGAAAGCCAGGGCGATCTCCACGTCGTCGCGGAAGCCGACAACGCCGCGGATGCGTACTCCGCTTTCAAGGCGCACGACCCCGACGTTATCGTCATGGACATCTCGATGCCCGGCGCCAGCGGGCTCGAGGCGATCCGCAACATCCGTGCGCGCAATCCGCGGGCGCGCATCCTTGTGTTCACCATGCATAACGAGGCCGTGCTGGTGAAAGCTGCCTTCAATGCCGGTGCCTCCGGCTTCGTCACCAAGAGCAACGCGCCCACCGCCGTCGTCGACGCAATCCGCGGCGTCGCGCGTGGCGAACGTGCCATGAGCGATGACATCGCGCATGTGCTGGCGGAGGACAGTTTGTCGGCAGGCTCGGCGCTGGATCAATTGGGCGAGCGCGAAATCGAGATTTTGCGTCAGTTCGCCGGGGGCGCGACGACCGAGCAGATCGCGACGCATCTCAATCTCAGCGTCAAGACGGTGCAGAATTATCACTATCTGATCAAGACCAAGACCGGCGCGCGCACGGACGCGCAACTCGTGCGGTTGGCCGCGACTTGCGGGCTGACCAAGATCTAG